The genomic DNA CTTGAGTGAGCATCGCAACCTCCTGCCAAAGTGTTGAAGCTTCCATAGAAGTGCCAGAGCATGATACCAGGGCCGTTTCGCGTGTTCAATCAGCATGACAACGGTGACGGCGGCTTTTGTTTTGGTGATTCCGCGGCGACTGAATGGTCATGTAGCATGGGCTCGCAGCCTTGTCCGTACCCACATCTAGATCTGAAGTTTGAGTTTGCTTGCAACGAATACGTAGGTGTTGAGTTTTTCCCACCCTCGCCAAATTGTAATCCATCCAGGTTCGCCATCGCTCTTGCGCCCGAGGAAGCCGCCGAGTTTGGCAACTTCGCGATAAAACTGTCCAACCGTCAGATCGTGAACGCGGGGCAAATTCTTGCGGGCCAACTTGAGCATCTTCAGCCACACGCCAGGCACCACGCGCTGGGCTGGAACTTCGGGGTTCGTCCGGGCGAGTGATTTCAGCTGGAGCAGGCGAGCCGCCAACACACTGGTCAGGCCAACAAACGCTTCCCAACGACCGGCCGTCTTCAACTGCGGAGACTCCACACGACAGCCCGTCTTGAGCGCCTTGTGATATTCCTCCACCAGCCACCGCAGTTCGTAGTAGCCAATCACTACCCACGCCTCCTCAAAGGTTACCACCGGTAACGAAGTAAACAGAATCCAGCGGATGGGCTCCACACCTGACGGCGCGTCCACCTCGACGACTTCGATCACGTTCATCGCAATCGGAGCTTGCTTGAGCTGGCGCACCCAAGGACTGACGTGCCGCGGCTGAGGAATCTTGATGCGACCGTATCTACGGTCTGGGCTATGTCTGATAGTGAGCGATTACGCGAATAGGCCTTTTATCCCGCCTATCCGCGGCAGGTGATCATCGAGGAACTCGGCGATCGACCCTTCGTCGATCCGGTGCAGCCGCAGGCGCCCGCTGCGCGCCCAGCGTGCGAAATGCGTGATGCTGGCCAAGTAGCCGGCGAAGGTGTGCGCGGCGTACCTGCGCTCGGTCAGGCGCCGCTTGAACGCATCAACGTACGGGCCGATCGGCCCGTCAGCGAGCCAGTTGATGTCGGTGCGCAGCGAACGGTGAACGACGCCCATGGCGGTCTCCAGAAGTGGGACCACCAGTGCACCCGGCAGTAGAAACTATGTCCAGATCTGCGTCGGCCAACCTCGTCACATGCCGCGCCACGCCTGCATCAGCGACATCTGCGACCAACCAACTGCGCATAGTTGCGATCTGCGCATAGGGGTCGCTATGTAGAGCTCCGCATAGCGACCCGTAGCGGAACTTCGCCGCAGCCGGCAGCACGTCGCAAAGCGCGCAGTCGAACGCCCGTCATCATGGAGGCGCGCCAGAACGCCTTAGAAGGCCGACGACCGCAGTGGAAGGAGCCTCGATGGGCAAGCGACGGTGCAGCTTATGTGTAACGCAATCGATCTCGAATCTTGGCACCCGAAAACGGCGAAGTTAGGAGCGTCATTCGTGTCGGTCCTTTGCAGCACGGCAGAAGCGGCAAGGGGACTCGCCGGACCGATAGAGCGGTGCGGCATAGAGGGCGACCCCGTCATGGCCGCCGTGCCAGACCGCCTTCTGT from Planctomycetia bacterium includes the following:
- a CDS encoding IS4 family transposase produces the protein MRHSPDRRYGRIKIPQPRHVSPWVRQLKQAPIAMNVIEVVEVDAPSGVEPIRWILFTSLPVVTFEEAWVVIGYYELRWLVEEYHKALKTGCRVESPQLKTAGRWEAFVGLTSVLAARLLQLKSLARTNPEVPAQRVVPGVWLKMLKLARKNLPRVHDLTVGQFYREVAKLGGFLGRKSDGEPGWITIWRGWEKLNTYVFVASKLKLQI
- a CDS encoding site-specific integrase, with amino-acid sequence MGVVHRSLRTDINWLADGPIGPYVDAFKRRLTERRYAAHTFAGYLASITHFARWARSGRLRLHRIDEGSIAEFLDDHLPRIGGIKGLFA